A DNA window from Bubalus bubalis isolate 160015118507 breed Murrah chromosome 20, NDDB_SH_1, whole genome shotgun sequence contains the following coding sequences:
- the LOC112580842 gene encoding translation initiation factor IF-2, whose protein sequence is MGFPDSSVDPENGESQSSPRAEEASRPIALGPGRRGEPAPRRATYRLPARPAPGPLASSRATKPSLRRRPTARPAHPPRRRRASLPSPGPAPQGTRAAAGTKREPPARARPPRRRPSSAALTCRRPRAWAAAPAAAAASLVVVALARRLRPPPPRSLSLPPPPALMRDPRFVLRSPRPGKGAQRPQKAPRPPPAAAPPLSVRTGGHRARLRGSERAPRGPPVGLGEAEGGAAARGFSARRQKRSASRRGGGWRAPEPAEGYAEEGCASERRALCRCSREGESGSTSPAVTPSRAPPSWKKRGSRGRGASREDWLGGPSIPAGSAHRLARRGLPAWTQGRGAGPGSAREGAALCSAPNRRLRPPPACRRRSAKAAGKGKWLAGCSSQSH, encoded by the exons atgggcttccccgatagctcagttg ACCCCGAAAACGGCGAGAGTCAGAGCTCCCCTAGGGCGGAGGAGGCCAGCCGGCCCATAGCCCTGGGCCCGGGCCGGAGGGGCGAGCCCGCTCCGAGAAGGGCCACCTACCGACTGCCCGCACGCCCCGCCCCGGGCCCGCTCGCGTCCTCTCGGGCGACGAAACCCTCCCTCCGGCGGCGCCCA ACCGCGCGCCCTGCGCACCCGCCCCGGAGGCGGCGGGCGTCCCTGCCCTCGCCGGGACCGGCCCCGCAGGGCACTCGGGCGGCCGCGGGGACAAAGCGGGAGCCGCCGGCCCGGGCCCGTCCTCCCCGGCGCAGGCCGTCCTCGGCCGCACTGACCTGTCGTCGCCCCCGCGCCTGGGCCGCGGCCCCCGCAGCAGCGGCCGCCTCGCTGGTCGTCGTCGCCCTCGCCCGCCGCCTCCGCCCGCCACCGCCTCGTTCCCTGTCGCTGCCGCCACCGCCGGCGCTCATGCGGGACCCGCGCTTCGTTCTCCGGAGTCCGAGACCGGGAAAGGGGGCGCAGCGGCCGCAAAAAGCcccgcgcccgccgcccgccgccgctCCACCGCTGTCCGTCCGCACCGGGGGTCACAGGGCCCGCCTGCGGGGCTCAGAGCGAGCGCCGAGGGGCCCTCCTGTAGGGCTCGGAGAAGCCGAGGGAGGCGCAGCCGCCCGCGGGTTCAGCGCCCGTCGGCAGAAGCGAAGCGCAAGTCGGCGCGGCGGCGGATGGCGAGCGCCCGAGCCGGCTGAGGGCTACGCAGAGGAGGGGTGCGCAAGTGAGCGGAGGGCGCTGTGTCGATGCTCCCGCGAAGGCGAGTCGGGCTCTACCTCTCCTGCAGTCACCCCGAGCCGAGCGCCACCATCTTGGAAAAAACGCGGATCTCGCGGCCGCGGCGCAAGCCGGGAGGACTGGCTGGGCGGGCCGAGTATCCCGGCAGGCAGCGCGCACCGCCTGGCCCGGCGAGGGCTCCCTGCCTGGACGcaggggcgcggggcggggccggggagcGCGCGGGAGGGCGCCGCGCTCTGCTCCGCCCCAAATCGTCGGCTCCGCCCCCCTCCTGCTTGCCGTCGTCGCAGCGCAAAGGCGGCTGGGAAAGGGAAGTGGCTCGCTGGCTGCTCCTCGCAGTCCCACTAG